In a single window of the Bacteroidota bacterium genome:
- the nqrF gene encoding NADH:ubiquinone reductase (Na(+)-transporting) subunit F codes for MGTIVVSSIIVFMVILILLVGILLYARKKLTPQGKVHIVINDDKDLEVDPGSSLLSTLSNKGIFLPSACGGGGTCAMCKCQVQEGGGSILPTEVGYFTRKEIQNNWRLGCQVKVREDMKIHVHPEIFGIKKWECEVVSNHNVATFIKEFVVKLPEGENLEFKSGGYIQIDIPKCEVDFKDMVVEEEYRDEWDKYKMWDLKMKNPEPIFRAYSMANQPAEGNIIMLNVRIATPPFDRKTGGFMKVNPGIASSFIFSRKPGDKVTISGPYGEFFIKDTQREMMFIGGGAGMAPMRSHIFDQFKTQRTKRKATFWYGGRSMRELFYVEEFQEIEKNSPNFKFNIALSEPKPEDNWKGPIGFIHQVVMDEYLKNHPEPEDIEYYICGPPMMNDAVLKMLDDYGVPPEMIAFDDFGG; via the coding sequence GTGCATATCGTTATTAACGATGATAAAGATCTGGAAGTGGATCCTGGGTCCAGTTTACTTTCAACACTTTCCAACAAAGGGATATTTCTCCCTTCTGCCTGCGGCGGTGGCGGTACCTGTGCCATGTGTAAATGTCAGGTTCAGGAAGGTGGCGGAAGTATTCTTCCTACAGAAGTAGGATACTTCACACGTAAGGAAATCCAGAATAACTGGCGACTGGGTTGCCAGGTTAAAGTCAGGGAAGATATGAAAATCCACGTCCATCCTGAAATTTTTGGTATTAAAAAATGGGAATGTGAGGTGGTTTCAAATCACAATGTGGCCACATTTATTAAGGAGTTTGTAGTGAAACTGCCGGAAGGGGAGAACCTGGAATTCAAATCGGGAGGGTATATTCAAATCGATATCCCCAAATGCGAGGTTGATTTCAAAGATATGGTGGTGGAAGAAGAATACCGTGATGAATGGGATAAATATAAAATGTGGGACCTGAAAATGAAGAACCCAGAACCCATCTTCAGAGCCTATTCCATGGCCAATCAACCCGCCGAAGGCAATATTATCATGCTGAATGTGAGGATTGCTACTCCTCCGTTTGACCGTAAAACCGGTGGTTTTATGAAAGTAAACCCTGGTATAGCTTCATCCTTCATTTTCTCCAGAAAACCGGGTGATAAAGTTACGATCTCCGGTCCGTATGGCGAATTCTTTATTAAGGATACTCAACGCGAAATGATGTTTATCGGCGGAGGCGCCGGTATGGCCCCCATGAGATCTCATATCTTTGATCAGTTTAAAACACAAAGAACCAAACGAAAAGCTACTTTCTGGTATGGCGGACGCTCTATGAGGGAATTATTCTATGTCGAAGAATTCCAGGAAATTGAAAAGAATTCCCCCAATTTTAAATTTAATATCGCCCTTTCAGAACCCAAACCCGAAGATAACTGGAAAGGCCCCATAGGATTTATCCACCAGGTGGTTATGGATGAGTACCTCAAAAACCATCCCGAGCCGGAAGATATTGAATATTACATCTGCGGCCCACCTATGATGAACGATGCCGTACTGAAAATGCTCGATGACTACGGCGTCCCACCTGAGATGATCGCTTTTGATGATTTTGGAGGTTAA